A genomic window from Candidatus Rokuibacteriota bacterium includes:
- a CDS encoding cupin domain-containing protein codes for MKTVSVTPEEMTKRTVRFKTLESYQVQQERASGIPRPVLERIAAHRVYPIMVPRTYVGRGGFAPLRGEPGLYVAIAECPPGDGPGLHAHETTTENFMCLTGHFKIAWGDQGEHSLVLEPLDFCSVPPGVSRSFQNISSETARLLVMIQIPTEEQADRVAYAPQVGAQIEREFGRQTVEALNAIGFKFDAGLP; via the coding sequence ATGAAGACGGTCAGCGTGACGCCCGAGGAGATGACCAAGAGGACCGTGCGCTTCAAGACCCTCGAGTCGTACCAGGTCCAGCAGGAGCGGGCCAGCGGCATCCCGCGCCCCGTTCTCGAGCGGATCGCCGCCCACCGCGTCTACCCGATCATGGTGCCGAGGACTTACGTCGGGCGCGGCGGCTTCGCGCCGCTGAGGGGAGAGCCCGGGCTGTACGTCGCGATCGCCGAGTGTCCGCCCGGCGACGGACCGGGCCTGCACGCCCACGAGACGACGACCGAGAACTTCATGTGCCTGACCGGCCACTTCAAGATCGCGTGGGGTGACCAGGGCGAGCATAGCCTCGTCCTGGAGCCGCTGGACTTCTGCTCCGTCCCGCCCGGCGTGAGCCGTAGCTTCCAGAACATCTCCAGCGAGACGGCGCGCTTGCTGGTCATGATCCAGATCCCGACCGAGGAGCAGGCCGACCGCGTGGCCTATGCCCCGCAGGTGGGCGCGCAGATCGAGCGGGAGTTCGGCAGGCAGACGGTCGAGGCGCTGAACGCGATCGGCTTCAAGTTCGACGCCGGGCTGCCCTGA